The proteins below come from a single Biomphalaria glabrata chromosome 10, xgBioGlab47.1, whole genome shotgun sequence genomic window:
- the LOC106051614 gene encoding G protein pathway suppressor 2-like, producing MPALLERPKMTRAMYEALKRHIMREREKKKQEQEQDAMMERLKKERELKKKKEEEDSLTLEETNEQILQLEKKLEILKGQKHDLFSQLKKVLHQEDETRRRAQQKEQSEMTLSQPSYQHASLAPAPQPVMMHGRPALYKPTAPTPILTGIKRPRSPSPPAVSASFSGYNHSEPKYPHTTDPKYTHGDTKYVTHPENKFSHADAKYLAPYTAPKAAPTHLYATNHTPAAEYKNSAYQQAGTSHLFPTNQSFQQQQGAGGSYPSTQPSSNKYPGPNASAFSSYQNQFSQKTIAEQFTGYPIQRMQQPAYHTIIQQQQSLDHGSQKQPAFEDKYKLSQSTIRGMVPPQQQALTQAIQLQQQQQQQQQQQAKEGAVNMKIFATQQSSASFVSGYPARSQAAPPPVNYPTSTNASTYATQAAAQGRPSYGGQPHSRFF from the exons ATGCCCGCCTTGCTAGAGCGGCCTAAAATGACAAGGGCCATGTATGAGGCCTTAAAACGGCATATAAtgcgagagagagaaaaaaagaaacaag aacAAGAACAAGATGCCATGATGGAGAGgctaaaaaaagagagagaattaaagaagaaaaaagaagaggaagacagtcTCACGCTAGAAGAAACCAATGAACAG ATATTGCAGCTGGAAAAAAAGTTGGAGATTTTAAAAGGTCAGAAGCATGATTTGTTTTCCCAGTTGAAGAAAGTTTTACATCAGGAAGATGAAACAAGACGCAGAGCCCAACAAAAAGAACAGAG TGAAATGACCTTATCTCAGCCTTCTTATCAACATGCAAGTCTCGCCCCTGCTCCCCAACCAGTGATGATGCATGGAAGACCTGCACTGTACAAGCCAACAGCACCCACCCCAATTCTGACT GGCATTAAAAGACCAAGAAGCCCTTCCCCACCAGCAGTCTCAGCTTCATTTTCTGGCTACAATCACAGTGAACCAAAATATCCTCACACCACTGATCCTAAATACACTCACGGGGACACTAAATATGTCACTCATCCTGAGAATAAATTTTCACACGCTGATGCCAAGTACCTGGCACCATACACAGCACCTAAAGCTGCTCCAACACATCTGTACGCAACAAACCACACTCCGGCTGCTGAGTACA AGAATTCAGCTTATCAACAAGCTGGAACCAGTCATTTGTTTCCCACCAACCAAAGCTTTCAACAGCAGCAGGGTGCTGGTGGCTCCTACCCTTCTACACAGCCATCTAGTAACAAATATCCTGGCCCCAATGCTTCTGCATTTAGTTCTTATCAGAACCAATTCTCACAGAAGACTATAGCTGAACAGTTTACTGGTTACCCAATACAGAGGATGCAACAGCCAG CCTACCATACAATAATTCAGCAACAGCAGTCTCTAGATCATGGCTCTCAAAAACAACCAGCATTTGAAGACAAATACAAACTTAGCCAG AGCACAATCAGAGGGATGGTACCACCACAACAGCAAGCTCTAACTCAGGCCATACAGCTgcaacagcagcagcaacagcaacaacaacaacaagctAAG GAAGGAGCTGTAAACATGAAAATATTTGCTACCCAACAAAGTTCTGCTTCATTTGTAAGTGGCTATCCTGCCAGGAGCCAGGCAGCCCCTCCTCCAGTCAACTACCCCACATCAACCAATGCT AGCACTTATGCCACTCAAGCAGCAGCCCAAGGACGGCCTAGTTATGGAGGTCAACCCCAcagcagatttttttaa